A genomic window from Magnetofaba australis IT-1 includes:
- a CDS encoding HypC/HybG/HupF family hydrogenase formation chaperone: MCLGIPVRVVESHDFVAICEGRQGRQQVNMMLVGPQPVGTWVSNYLGSAREVLEPEQAEAINAAMDELTAAVNGDPNANLDLFFDPR; encoded by the coding sequence ATGTGCCTAGGCATTCCGGTGCGCGTGGTGGAGTCCCATGACTTTGTGGCGATCTGCGAAGGGCGGCAGGGTCGCCAGCAGGTCAACATGATGTTGGTGGGGCCGCAGCCGGTGGGAACCTGGGTCTCCAACTATCTGGGTTCGGCGCGCGAGGTGCTGGAGCCGGAGCAGGCTGAGGCCATCAACGCCGCCATGGATGAACTGACCGCCGCTGTCAACGGCGACCCCAACGCCAATCTGGATCTGTTTTTCGATCCGCGCTAA
- a CDS encoding nickel-dependent hydrogenase large subunit: MAKRITVDPITRIEGHLRIDVEVDGGKVTKAWSSGQMWRGIEKILVGRDPLEAWTYTQRFCGVCTTVHAITSVRAVENALGMEVPVNAQLIRNIIQTAHAIQDHIVHFYHLSAVDWVDVVSALQADPKKAAQLAESLSDWTLNSVHEMTAVQNRLKKFVESGQLGPFATGFWGHPAMKLPPEVNLMAVAHYLQALEVQNYCNKIVAILGGKSPHIQNVAVGGVSNSIGFDAPSVLNMERLMFIKGFIDKLENFIHKVYMVDVPAVGAFYLDWTKVGGGVTNYLSVPDCPQDSKGTKFDLPGGYIKGGDLSTFKPILTHGDAYFRDGVAESSKHSWYKGDATLHPWQGETDPNYDDFNAEGQYSWIKAPTFYGERAEVGPLANVLVSVAAGHEPAIRHLNSAIGTLKAVSGLSDVPLEALNSTIGRHAARAVRCAVMMDTLKEQWSKLVANIGTGDLDTFNAPVFPKGEVRGFGFHEAPRGALSHWVVINNGKIANYQAVVPSTWNAGPRAENGDPGPYEMSLLDTPVADEHKPLEVLRTVHSFDPCIACAIHMVDTEKREIVKVKAL; the protein is encoded by the coding sequence GTGGCGAAACGTATCACTGTTGATCCCATCACCCGAATCGAAGGCCATCTGCGCATTGATGTGGAGGTCGATGGCGGCAAGGTCACCAAGGCGTGGTCCTCCGGCCAGATGTGGCGCGGCATCGAAAAGATCCTGGTGGGCCGCGACCCGCTGGAGGCGTGGACCTACACCCAACGCTTCTGCGGCGTGTGCACCACGGTGCACGCCATCACCTCGGTGCGCGCGGTGGAGAACGCGCTGGGCATGGAAGTGCCGGTCAACGCCCAGTTGATCCGCAACATCATCCAGACCGCCCACGCCATTCAGGACCACATCGTGCACTTCTACCACCTCTCGGCGGTGGACTGGGTGGATGTGGTCTCGGCGCTGCAAGCCGACCCCAAGAAGGCGGCGCAACTGGCTGAAAGCCTGTCCGACTGGACTCTGAACAGCGTGCACGAGATGACCGCTGTGCAGAACCGTCTGAAGAAGTTCGTCGAAAGCGGTCAGCTCGGCCCCTTCGCCACCGGCTTCTGGGGCCACCCGGCCATGAAGCTGCCGCCGGAGGTGAACCTGATGGCGGTGGCCCACTACCTCCAGGCGCTGGAGGTGCAGAACTACTGCAACAAAATCGTCGCCATCCTCGGCGGCAAGAGCCCACACATTCAGAACGTGGCGGTGGGCGGCGTCTCCAACTCCATCGGCTTCGACGCGCCGTCGGTGCTGAACATGGAGCGCCTGATGTTCATCAAGGGCTTCATCGACAAGCTGGAGAACTTCATCCACAAGGTCTACATGGTGGATGTGCCCGCGGTGGGCGCGTTCTATCTGGACTGGACCAAAGTGGGCGGCGGCGTGACCAACTATCTGTCGGTGCCCGACTGCCCGCAGGACAGCAAGGGGACCAAGTTCGACCTTCCCGGCGGCTACATCAAGGGCGGCGATCTATCCACCTTCAAGCCCATTCTCACCCACGGCGACGCCTACTTCCGCGACGGCGTGGCCGAGAGCTCCAAGCACAGTTGGTACAAGGGCGACGCCACCCTGCATCCGTGGCAGGGCGAGACCGACCCCAACTATGACGACTTCAACGCCGAAGGTCAGTACAGCTGGATCAAGGCCCCCACCTTCTACGGCGAGCGCGCCGAGGTGGGACCGCTGGCCAACGTGCTGGTCAGCGTCGCCGCCGGGCATGAGCCCGCCATCCGTCACCTCAACAGCGCCATCGGCACCCTCAAGGCGGTGTCGGGTCTGAGCGATGTGCCGCTGGAGGCGCTTAACTCCACCATCGGTCGCCATGCCGCCCGCGCGGTGCGCTGCGCGGTGATGATGGACACCCTCAAGGAGCAGTGGTCCAAACTGGTGGCCAACATCGGCACGGGGGATCTGGACACCTTCAACGCGCCGGTGTTCCCCAAGGGCGAAGTGCGCGGCTTCGGCTTCCACGAAGCCCCGCGCGGCGCGCTCTCCCACTGGGTGGTGATCAACAACGGCAAGATCGCCAACTATCAGGCGGTGGTGCCCTCCACCTGGAACGCCGGTCCGCGCGCCGAAAACGGCGACCCCGGCCCCTACGAAATGTCGCTGCTGGATACGCCGGTGGCCGACGAGCACAAGCCGTTGGAGGTGCTGCGCACGGTGCACTCCTTTGACCCGTGCATCGCCTGCGCCATCCACATGGTGGATACCGAGAAGCGTGAAATCGTCAAGGTCAAAGCCCTGTAA
- the hybA gene encoding hydrogenase 2 operon protein HybA, with amino-acid sequence MKRREFLKSVAGGAVACAALPQTAEARENLKPAPQAVGMLFDSTLCIGCKACVSKCKEVNGMPPEIDGDNVTWDSARDLSGKTLNVIKAYKQGSGQTKDALTDGFAFEKRSCMHCVDPGCVSVCPVTAMRRHSVTGIVTHHPDACIGCRTCMTGCPYNVPQFEYDNPFGQIQKCQMCNQKGVSRIDNGQLTGCAEVCPTGATLFGPREELLKEAKRRLAAQAGDELSYPRGNVVKSTGDHAKSAPEYQQHIWGEKEAGGTNVMHISAIPFDKLGMPPLGERSYASISEGVQHTLYNYLALPAVALAGLTAIVRRNTSSQHDASGMDTDLGSDEGADNNGGAS; translated from the coding sequence ATGAAACGTCGTGAATTTCTCAAAAGCGTCGCTGGCGGCGCGGTCGCGTGTGCGGCCCTGCCACAGACGGCCGAAGCGCGGGAGAATCTCAAACCCGCGCCGCAGGCGGTGGGGATGCTGTTCGACTCCACCCTGTGCATCGGCTGTAAGGCGTGCGTGAGCAAGTGTAAAGAGGTCAACGGCATGCCGCCGGAGATCGATGGCGATAACGTCACCTGGGATTCGGCGCGCGATCTGTCGGGTAAAACCCTCAACGTGATCAAAGCCTACAAACAGGGCAGCGGCCAGACCAAAGACGCCCTCACCGACGGCTTTGCGTTTGAAAAACGCAGCTGCATGCACTGCGTGGATCCCGGCTGCGTGTCGGTGTGCCCGGTGACCGCCATGCGGCGTCACAGCGTCACCGGCATCGTCACCCACCACCCCGACGCCTGCATCGGCTGCCGCACCTGCATGACCGGCTGTCCCTACAACGTGCCGCAGTTCGAGTACGACAACCCCTTCGGGCAGATTCAGAAGTGCCAGATGTGCAACCAGAAGGGCGTGTCGCGCATCGACAACGGCCAGCTCACCGGCTGCGCCGAGGTCTGCCCCACAGGCGCCACCCTGTTCGGCCCCCGCGAGGAGCTGCTCAAGGAGGCCAAACGGCGCCTGGCCGCCCAGGCGGGAGACGAACTCTCCTACCCGCGCGGCAATGTGGTCAAATCCACCGGCGACCACGCCAAGAGCGCGCCGGAATATCAGCAGCACATCTGGGGCGAGAAAGAGGCGGGCGGAACCAATGTGATGCACATCTCCGCCATACCCTTCGACAAACTGGGCATGCCGCCGCTGGGCGAACGCTCCTACGCCTCCATCTCCGAGGGCGTGCAGCACACCCTGTACAACTATCTGGCGCTGCCCGCCGTGGCGTTGGCGGGTCTCACCGCCATCGTGCGCCGCAACACCAGCTCCCAACACGACGCCTCGGGCATGGACACCGACCTGGGCAGTGATGAGGGCGCTGACAATAATGGGGGCGCGTCATGA
- a CDS encoding HyaD/HybD family hydrogenase maturation endopeptidase, with product MYPDNKEILLIGLGNVLMQDEGVGVRAVEALECRYHLPQTVTVMDGGTTGTELLEPMRNVKHLIVADAVNTGDPLGTLVRIANEQVPAFFQTKLSNHQLGLSDLLGLLALTEQQPQTVTIVGLVPHGLENQLGLTAEGEAGVERMVTQLVRELADLGVTLTPKETPQIGYWARQAQMELAKCA from the coding sequence ATGTATCCTGATAACAAGGAGATCCTGCTCATCGGCCTGGGCAATGTGCTGATGCAGGACGAAGGCGTGGGCGTGCGCGCAGTGGAGGCGCTGGAGTGCCGCTATCACCTGCCGCAGACGGTGACGGTGATGGACGGCGGCACCACCGGCACTGAACTGCTGGAGCCCATGCGCAACGTCAAACACCTGATCGTGGCCGATGCGGTCAACACCGGCGATCCCCTGGGCACGCTGGTGCGCATCGCCAATGAGCAGGTCCCGGCATTCTTCCAGACCAAACTCTCCAACCACCAATTGGGGCTGTCGGATCTGCTGGGCCTGCTGGCGCTCACCGAACAGCAGCCGCAAACCGTCACCATCGTCGGTCTGGTTCCCCACGGGCTGGAGAACCAACTGGGCCTCACCGCCGAGGGCGAAGCCGGGGTGGAGCGCATGGTGACGCAACTGGTGCGGGAACTGGCCGACCTGGGCGTAACGCTGACGCCCAAGGAGACGCCGCAAATCGGCTACTGGGCGCGTCAAGCGCAGATGGAGCTGGCCAAATGTGCCTAG
- the hybB gene encoding Ni/Fe-hydrogenase cytochrome b subunit codes for MSHHATYRPLGGRIFTLPFLVLGVFVAIGLYYIALRFTDGMGAVANINGGYPWGIWVVYDVVVGTALACGGYAMAILIYVFNKGEYHPLIRPAILASLLGYGLGGFGALFDMGRWWQFYNILLPWNWNFNAVMLEVGLCVFTYILVLLIEFAPVPFEKAKAGHKLKRLNKVLFFFIALGVLLPTMHQSSLGSMLIAMGYKVTPLWQSLHMQPVLAILTAVSMGFAVVIFEASLAATGLDHPTETPLLKGLAKILIGLLSVYLVIRFGELIMRGKLGFIFAGDLHSLMFLIETALFAFPLWVLLSPSKRTRGKPLMWAATSLLLAGSLYRFNAFLIGYDPGPGYSYFPSVSEIMVTLGIIAFEIMAYLVVVKTLPVLHRPEHA; via the coding sequence ATGAGTCATCACGCAACCTACCGCCCCCTGGGCGGACGCATCTTCACCCTGCCATTCCTGGTGCTGGGCGTGTTCGTGGCCATCGGCCTCTACTACATCGCCCTGCGTTTTACCGACGGCATGGGCGCGGTGGCCAACATCAACGGCGGCTACCCCTGGGGCATCTGGGTGGTCTATGACGTGGTGGTGGGCACCGCACTGGCCTGCGGCGGCTACGCCATGGCCATCCTCATCTACGTGTTCAACAAGGGCGAATACCACCCGCTGATCCGTCCGGCCATCCTCGCCTCGCTGCTGGGCTACGGCCTGGGCGGCTTCGGCGCGCTGTTCGACATGGGCCGCTGGTGGCAGTTCTACAACATCCTGCTGCCGTGGAACTGGAACTTCAACGCGGTGATGCTGGAGGTGGGCCTGTGCGTGTTCACCTACATCCTGGTGCTGCTCATTGAGTTCGCCCCGGTGCCGTTTGAAAAAGCCAAGGCCGGGCACAAACTCAAGCGCCTGAACAAAGTGCTGTTCTTCTTCATCGCCTTGGGCGTGCTGCTGCCCACCATGCACCAATCCTCGCTGGGCTCCATGCTCATCGCCATGGGCTACAAGGTGACCCCGCTGTGGCAGTCACTGCACATGCAGCCGGTGCTGGCGATTCTCACCGCCGTGAGCATGGGCTTCGCGGTGGTGATTTTTGAAGCCTCGCTGGCCGCCACCGGCCTCGACCACCCCACCGAAACGCCGCTGCTCAAAGGGTTGGCCAAGATTCTCATCGGCCTGTTGTCCGTCTATCTGGTCATCCGCTTCGGCGAGCTGATCATGCGGGGCAAGCTGGGCTTCATCTTCGCTGGCGATCTGCACAGCCTGATGTTTCTCATCGAGACCGCGCTGTTCGCGTTCCCGCTGTGGGTGCTGCTCAGCCCGTCCAAGCGCACTCGCGGCAAGCCGTTGATGTGGGCCGCCACCAGCCTGTTGCTGGCCGGTTCGCTGTACCGCTTCAACGCCTTTTTGATCGGCTACGATCCCGGCCCCGGCTACAGCTACTTCCCCTCCGTGTCGGAGATCATGGTGACCCTGGGGATCATCGCGTTTGAAATCATGGCCTATCTGGTCGTTGTCAAAACCCTGCCCGTGCTGCATCGGCCCGAGCACGCCTGA